The genomic stretch AAGAGAACCAAGACTCTCACTCGAAGCGACTCCTCAAGACCATCGACTTATGGGACCACCCCGTACCGGATGAGGCCAAGCTTCGCGCTCGTCGTGCTTACTTTGCTGCCTGCAGCTTCGTCGACGATCAAGTCGGCAAACTCGTCAAGCTTCTGAAGAACTGCAGACTGGACAAAGATACCATTGTTGTCTTCTCGGGCGACCACGGCGACATGCTTGGCGAGAGGAGCTTGTGGTACAAGATGAGCTGGTACGAGAACAGCTCGCGGGTGCCGATGATCATCAACGGCCCCAACTTCGCGCCCAAGGAAGTCAAGGAGTCTGTATCCACCATGGATCTTTTGCCAACGTTCGTCGATCTAGCAGGTGGACACGTCGACGAACGCCTACCTCTTGATGGTTCCAGCCTCCATGACTACCTCGTTTCGGACAAGCCTGGCAAGGACGAAGTATTCGGTGAGTACATGGGCGAGGGTACCGTCACCCCAACCTACATGATCCGTCGCCACCAGTGGAAGTTTACCTTTTCTCTTGCCGATGGTCCGCAACTCTACAACCTCGCCGAAGATGCCCAAGAGCTGCATGATCTCGCAAACTCTCCCGAGACCCACAACCAAAAGGTGCTTGCCAGTTTCATGGCCGAGGCCGAAGCTAAGTGGGAGTTCAAGCGGATTCACAACGACGTTCTGCGAAGCCAGCGCATGCGACAGCTGGCCTGCGGTGCGCTGAAGATTGGGCGCAAAGAATCTTGGGATTATCAACCACCCTCTAACGATAAAGATCGCTTCATCCGTTCGCACATCCCTCTCGATGAGCTTGAGCGTCGTGCTCGCTTCCCTGTAGTGGACTATTTTGGCCGTGAGAAGTCAGCATTGGCATCCCACCATGGTGTTGCCGGAGCAGCTGGCGAGTGAAGCAGCAACGCCGGGTAGAGGGAAATTTAGTATTTTTCTTGTTGAGCAGTTCCTTGGACATGGGACTTTGCTCTCTTCTTTTTAGCCATCTGAATTTCCTTGGCGCATATTCCACATATGTCAAGTGTTTAGCGGGTCATGGCGTGAGGGCATTTTAAGCTTGCGGTTGTCTCAGATCTGCATGCAGCATGGTCAGATTGATTTGGAGTTGGGTGGGCATGAATGCGGAATGCAGCGATGACATTGCTTTTTTATGAACACAAAAGCAAGATATGAACATGGCCAGAGGGAGATGAATAATGCACATGTACAACATGATTATACCATTTACGCCGTTGTTGGCTTTGTGTCA from Pyrenophora tritici-repentis strain M4 chromosome 1, whole genome shotgun sequence encodes the following:
- a CDS encoding choline sulfatase, whose translation is MAAPMLKFNDPESVIKTPHLDELARTGVNFASAYCNSPLCAPSRFTMCSGQLPSKIGGYDNASILGPEIPTYAHYLRREGYETALAGKMHFIGPDQLHGFEHRLTSDIYPGDLGWSVNWDKPEERQEWYHNMSSVMQAGPCVRSNQLDYDEDVMHKAQQYLYDYVRSDPETRRPFALTISLTHPHDPYTMIQEYWDRYEGVDIPLPKVEIAQENQDSHSKRLLKTIDLWDHPVPDEAKLRARRAYFAACSFVDDQVGKLVKLLKNCRLDKDTIVVFSGDHGDMLGERSLWYKMSWYENSSRVPMIINGPNFAPKEVKESVSTMDLLPTFVDLAGGHVDERLPLDGSSLHDYLVSDKPGKDEVFGEYMGEGTVTPTYMIRRHQWKFTFSLADGPQLYNLAEDAQELHDLANSPETHNQKVLASFMAEAEAKWEFKRIHNDVLRSQRMRQLACGALKIGRKESWDYQPPSNDKDRFIRSHIPLDELERRARFPVVDYFGREKSALASHHGVAGAAGE